A genomic stretch from Desulfuromonas thiophila includes:
- a CDS encoding NADH-quinone oxidoreductase subunit NuoB, which produces MVADPGALIQLELADKILNLCRANSLWPMTFGLACCAIEMMCSGMARFDISRYGAEVFRPSPRQSDLMIVAGTVNRKMAPAVVTLYEQMPAPRYVIALGNCAISGGPFAVEANYDVVLGVDQLIPVDIYVPGCPPRPEALIEGIFQLQEKITGVRHPFPQNRMPKGA; this is translated from the coding sequence CTGGTGGCTGATCCCGGGGCTTTGATCCAGTTGGAGCTGGCAGACAAGATTCTCAATCTGTGTCGGGCCAACTCATTGTGGCCGATGACCTTCGGTCTGGCCTGTTGCGCCATTGAGATGATGTGCTCCGGCATGGCGCGCTTTGACATCTCCCGCTACGGCGCCGAGGTGTTTCGGCCGTCGCCGCGTCAGTCCGACCTGATGATTGTCGCCGGCACGGTCAATCGCAAGATGGCTCCGGCGGTGGTGACGCTTTATGAGCAGATGCCGGCGCCGCGCTATGTCATCGCGCTGGGCAACTGTGCCATTTCCGGTGGCCCGTTTGCCGTTGAGGCCAATTATGACGTGGTCCTTGGGGTCGATCAGCTGATACCCGTCGATATCTATGTGCCCGGTTGTCCGCCGCGCCCCGAAGCCCTGATCGAGGGCATCTTCCAGTTGCAGGAGAAGATAACCGGTGTGCGTCATCCGTTCCCGCAGAACCGCATGCCGAAGGGAGCCTGA
- a CDS encoding NADH-quinone oxidoreductase subunit A has product MAEQYLVNYTYVAVFLAVGIACGLGPLVISRLLAPRILYRKTLDPYECGMDPYGSAWNIRFDISYYLYALIFLAFDVDVLYLFPVATAFDTVSAVRGISELVIFVGILSLAIVYAWVKGVFTWPNKRKVC; this is encoded by the coding sequence ATGGCCGAACAGTATCTGGTCAACTACACCTATGTGGCGGTCTTTCTGGCCGTCGGCATTGCCTGCGGCCTGGGGCCGCTGGTGATCTCGCGGCTGTTGGCGCCGCGCATCCTGTATCGCAAGACCCTTGATCCGTACGAGTGCGGTATGGATCCCTATGGGTCGGCGTGGAATATCCGCTTTGATATTTCCTATTATCTCTATGCGTTGATCTTCCTCGCTTTCGATGTCGATGTTCTCTACCTGTTTCCGGTGGCGACGGCCTTCGACACGGTGTCGGCTGTGCGGGGTATTTCGGAACTGGTGATTTTTGTGGGTATTTTGTCTCTGGCGATCGTCTATGCCTGGGTCAAGGGAGTTTTCACGTGGCCGAACAAAAGAAAAGTCTGCTAA
- a CDS encoding NADH-quinone oxidoreductase subunit C, whose amino-acid sequence MDSKQMQQKWQALGATVEPVDYAVSGYDFSVGLSGENLRAFAELMLREGFYLVDLMAVHVKPAVEVVYQFAHTGGQRCRVLARAFVAADGALPTICDIFHGANWHERETRDFHGVVFSGHPNLQPLILPEEDVDLKPLLKDEKILKDVAAIRRQPPEAPAAAPKAAEPEAAN is encoded by the coding sequence ATGGACAGCAAACAGATGCAACAGAAATGGCAGGCTCTCGGCGCCACCGTGGAGCCGGTTGACTATGCCGTCAGCGGTTATGATTTCAGTGTTGGTCTGAGCGGTGAGAACCTGCGGGCCTTTGCTGAGCTGATGCTGCGCGAGGGTTTCTATCTGGTCGATCTGATGGCGGTTCATGTCAAGCCGGCCGTTGAGGTGGTCTACCAGTTTGCCCACACCGGGGGGCAGCGCTGTCGCGTGCTGGCGCGCGCCTTTGTCGCCGCCGATGGCGCCCTGCCGACAATCTGCGATATTTTCCATGGGGCCAACTGGCATGAACGTGAGACACGAGACTTTCATGGCGTTGTGTTCAGTGGTCATCCCAATCTGCAGCCGCTGATCCTGCCCGAGGAGGATGTCGACCTCAAGCCGCTGCTCAAGGACGAGAAGATCCTCAAGGATGTCGCCGCCATCCGGCGCCAACCGCCCGAGGCCCCGGCGGCAGCCCCTAAAGCCGCTGAACCTGAAGCCGCGAACTAG